In Coccidioides posadasii str. Silveira chromosome 4, complete sequence, one genomic interval encodes:
- a CDS encoding uncharacterized protein (EggNog:ENOG410PJ33~COG:K~TransMembrane:1 (i417-434o)~BUSCO:11417at33183) yields MRPLPAKHNPMIQPDVSPSYEELLARRRLGSTNLTVRADHVGTSNATRPENLGIFEYAHLRAPLPKNLKGSEIFPLSPTNQHPDTYFLMRRSKDGYVSATGMFKIAFPWAKLADEKSEREYLRGLPETSPDEVAGNLWISPELALELAEEYRMSHWVRALLDPADMPQSSSKSPSKPEHIINPPPKFDISKIDSSSFAPPPSARTRTLRSASPSKSSAAKKATPRKRQTRAQKDLGTPSAAAVSESLQSTLDAVASVAHTEAVGDGENAEEAQEEPVKVNGEQEVGDSEGETIPVKKSTDHVKVSVESETIVDTTEDLETSRTNVTVEVPDGLPELPMPNDTEEMIAKAKEMVEEAVRLQEGQEGTGNPSPKASRKRKVEATIEEGEEDTENIPTQPAKKARLLEERLRRERVRNRALIGVTATLAIAATIPYFF; encoded by the exons ATGCGACCACTTCCAGCGAAACATAATCCTATGATTCAACCAGATGTCTCCCCATCGT ATGAGGAGCTTCTTGCGCGTCGTCGTCTTGGGTCGACGAACCTGACCGTTCGTGCGGATCATGTCGGGACATCTAATGCCACCAGGCCTGAGAACCTTGGAATATTCGAGTATGCGCACCTGCGAGCGCCGCTCCCTAAGAACCTCAAGGGCTCGGAGATCTTCCCGCTTTCTCCAACAAATCAACACCCCGACACATActttttgatg CGACGCAGCAAGGACGGTTATGTGAGCGCGACAGGCATGTTTAAGATTGCTTTTCCCTGGGCCAAACTAGCCGATGAAAAGAGTGAGCGCGAATATCTGAGAGGCCTTCCCGAAACCAGCCCGGATGAGGTCGCTGGAAATCTCTGGATATCCCCCGAACTCG CACTGGAACTCGCGGAAGAATACAGGATGAGCCATTGGGTTCGCGCGTTATTGGATCCAGCAGATATGCCCCAGAGCTCTTCTAAATCCCCTTCGAAACCTGAACACATAATCAACCCACCCCCCAAGTTTGATATTTCGAAGATCGATAGCTCAAGCTTCGCGCCACCACCCTCCGCTCGGACCAGGACGCTTCGATCGGCGTCGCCCTCCAAGTCATCTGCGGCTAAGAAAGCCACTCCACGCAAGAGGCAAACGCGGGCTCAAAAGGACCTTGGCACACCGTCGGCTGCTGCAGTTAGTGAATCTTTGCAAAGCACTCTTGACGCTGTTGCCTCTGTTGCGCATACGGAAGCTGTAGGCGACGGCGAGAATGCCGAAGAGGCGCAGGAAGAACCCGTTAAAGTAAATGGAGAACAAGAAGTCGGCGATTCTGAAGGAGAGACGATACCGGTAAAGAAATCCACCGACCATGTTAAAGTAAGTGTCGAGTCGGAAACGATTGTCGATACAACGGAAGATTTGGAGACATCACGAACAAATGTTACTGTCGAAGTGCCAGATGGTCTGCCGGAACTACCCATGCCGAATGACACTGAGGAAATGATCGCAAAGGCGAAGGAAATGGTCGAAGAAGCGGTTAGACTACAGGAAGGGCAGGAAGGGACTGGCAATCCGTCCCCGAAGGCCTCCAGGAAGCGAAAAGTGGAAGCAACTATTGAAGAAGGCGAAGAAGATACTGAAAACATTCCGACACAACCAGCTAAGAAGGCGAGACTACTCGAGGAGAGATTGAGACGCGAGCGAGTTCGAAACCGGGCTCTTATCGGAGTAACAGCAACATTGGCGATTGC CGCTACAATTCCGTATTTCTTTTAG
- the PPG1 gene encoding Putative serine/threonine protein phosphatase (EggNog:ENOG410PHZF~COG:G,T~BUSCO:8854at33183) produces MPGLPASIDLDECIERLYKKELLADSVVEAICAKAKELLMRESNVVHIAAPVTVVGDIHGQFYDLIEIFKIGGFCPNTNYLFLGDYVDRGLFSVETISLLVCLKLRYPQRVHLIRGNHESRGVTQSYGFYTECARKYGNANVWHYFTDMFDFLTLSVVINDQIFCVHGGLSPSIHSIDQIKIIDRFREIPHEGPMADLVWSDPDTERDEFSLSPRGAGYTFGAQVVKKFLEINNMSHILRAHQLCQEGYQILYDDRLSTVWSAPNYCYRCGNLASVLEVSDTGERYFNIFDAAPENNDIHRGDQHAQQGKNGQSPIPSSLVTKSKHDISDGRREHTPVVCKRPVSRMRIDADGALDLNERTKEYQGMAKDPNVRRNKEDACSL; encoded by the exons ATGCCTGGACTACCGG CGAGCATCGACTTAGATGAATGCATCGAAAGACTGTATAAAAAGGAATTGCTCGCCGACTCCGTAGTCGAGGCAATATGCGCCAAAGCGAAAGAGCTATTAATGCGGGAGAGCAATGTGGTGCACATCGCTGCTCCGGTCACCGTGGTCGGTGACATCCATGGTCAGTTCTACGACctgattgagattttcaagATTGGCGGCTTCTGTCCTAATACCAATTACCTATTTCTCG GAGACTACGTCGACCGCGGCCTCTTCAGCGTCGAAACAATCTCCCTCCTCGTCTGCCTCAAACTGCGCTATCCCCAGCGCGTCCATCTTATCCGCGGCAACCATGAATCCCGCGGCGTCACCCAATCATATGGCTTCTATACCGAATGTGCCCGCAAATACGGCAATGCCAACGTCTGGCACTACTTCACCGACATGTTCGACTTCCTTACTCTCAGCGTAGTGATCAACGACCAGATCTTCTGCGTGCACGGCGGCCTCTCCCCGTCCATCCACTCCATAGATCAGATCAAAATCATCGATCGGTTTCGAGAGATCCCTCACGAAGGACCCATGGCAGATCTCGTCTGGTCCGACCCGGATACGGAACGCGATGAGTTCTCTTTATCCCCGCGTGGTGCGGGATACACCTTTGGTGCGCAGGTGGTGAAGAAATTTCTTGAGATCAATAATATGTCCCACATATTACGAGCGCATCAGCTGTGTCAGGAGGGATACCAGATCCTTTATGATGACCGGCTGAGCACCGTCTGGAGCGCCCCGAATTACTGTTACCGGTGCGGGAACTTGGCCAGCGTCTTGGAAGTCAGCGACACGGGCGAGCGTTATTTTAACATCTTCGATGCGGCGCCGGAAAACAACGACATTCATCGTGGCGATCAACACGCTCAGCAGGGAAAGAATGGCCAGAGCCCT ATCCCTTCGTCTCTGGTAACAAAAAGCAAACACGATATTTCTGATGGTAGACGGGAGCATACACCAGTTGTCTGTAAAAGACCGGTTTCAAGAATGAGGATCGACGCAGATGGAGCTTTGGATTTAAATGAAAGAACAAAAGAATATCAGGGTATGGCAAAGGATCCCAATGTTCGGAGAAACAAAGAGGACGCGTGTTCGCTATGA
- a CDS encoding uncharacterized protein (BUSCO:411677at4751~EggNog:ENOG410PFBP~COG:T~BUSCO:13490at33183): protein MADHEHDDDLNPTKTEGFKVGEKKTVEEYQKLDANDESLNRWKASLGLGSGTAISDPNDPRKCIIKSLALEVDGRPDITVDLSAPGSVEKLKDKPFTIKEGCKFRMKATFVVQHEVLSGLKYVQVVKRKGVRVSKDQEMLGSYAPNTTDKPVYEKKFNEEQAPSGMLARGHYTALSRFVDDDDTTHLQFEWSFDFAKDW from the exons ATGGCTGACCACGAGCATGACGATGACTTGAACCCAACCAAGACCGAGGGCTTTAAAGTTGGCGAGAAGAAGACAGTGGAAGAATATCAGAAGCTTG ACGCAAACGATGAATCTCTCAACCGCTGGAAAGCCTCCCTTGGACTGGGCAGCGGCACCGCCATCTCCGACCCCAACGACCCCCGCAAATGCATCATCAAATCTCTCGCTTTGGAGGTCGACGGCAGACCAGATATCACAGTCGACCTCTCCGCACCTGGGTCAGTGGAGAAGCTAAAGGACAAGCCATTCACCATCAAGGAAGGCTGCAAATTCCGAATGAAGGCGACGTTCGTTGTTCAGCATGAAGTGCTGAGCGGATTGAAGTATGTCCAGGTGGTTAAGAGAAAGGGCGTGAGAGTGAGCAAGGACCAAGAGATGCTT GGGAGTTACGCTCCAAACACCACAGACAAGCCGGTCTATGAGAAGAAGT TCAACGAGGAACAAGCACCGTCGGGCATGCTTGCTCGGGGTCATTATACCGCCCTTTCCAGATTCGTGGATGACGACGACACCACCCATTTGCAGTTCGAGTGGTCTTTCGATTTCGCCAAGGATTGGTAA
- a CDS encoding uncharacterized protein (EggNog:ENOG410Q0QS~BUSCO:3522at33183) — translation MPNLAVPDGGLDPHPQPASTSKAPPRGHKNHGKRQRKHQHSHPPGPPDATGQGPPAHVCYNCGSPDHFIQHCPERRQDGYSGSHRHPHPPKRQKTSGSLESHYRGSSSSHKQRSRPQRGFTHPPPPDYQQMPNQGLYEPPPGPYPPQHHDPWHPPPSQPYGYPYGPHEPPYPSSSYGPSYPSPRGAHGPMHGQQDYFPPPYARHSGERDHPPYQSERRPPPPRESRRGHAREYWSRYDNIRPIAPTVEPWMEDLDMVEIPEPRQDPNQIVWRPPQPVARPLPSTLTDRDEITMPPPLASLPRGMSISKYILDKKADEFTCNIRDTEDWPFIMDDPIFMEIPADGKLISIKELLAIQSKVYETHRVERPSTPEPKEDESEEINEEDNGQVDEEEAHDDDSYASGSDRRYDDDSRSYASSEVQDEPASPVSGKAIELNVHEQLRDEDDSEHSEENDTREKSNGRPWPRGRNNYDHVRHNDPGRDSEFSSRKQQASNRRVNNNKPQPWWRPRPQHQHQLPPPPPPPNDELPPSKKVSMESKSQILSGHSTSTGHDNDENGQRQGTNINKIKSEARHEHREPRGHAHAHRNSHKRVKAEDPDSDGNEPRRQVDDVTPRMKRRQPQVADAYSRRW, via the exons ATGCCCAATCTAGCAGTGCCTGACGGAGGCTTGGATCCTCATCCACAGCCAGCTTCGACCTCCAAGGCACCGCCGCGAGGGCATAAAAATCATGGGAAACGGCAAAGGAAACACCAGCACTCCCATCCGCCGGGCCCTCCCGATGCAACAGGTCAGGGTCCTCCAGCCCATGTATGTTATAACTGTGGATCTCCCGACCATTTCATCCAGCACTGTCCCGAGAGGCGCCAGGATGGCTATTC CGGTTCTCATCGACATCCACATCCTCCAAAACGACAGAAAACGTCAGGATCACTGGAGTCGCATTACCGCGGGAGTTCGTCCTCTCACAAGCAACGCTCTCGTCCTCAACGGGGCTTCACCCATCCGCCTCCTCCCGACTATCAGCAGATGCCCAATCAGGGCTTATATGAACCGCCTCCTGGGCCTTATCCTCCCCAACATCATGATCCTTGGCACCCGCCCCCTTCTCAGCCTTATGGGTATCCTTATGGACCCCACGAGCCGCCTTATCCTTCAAGTTCCTATGGCCCATCATACCCCAGCCCACGAGGCGCTCACGGGCCTATGCACGGACAACAAGATTATTTTCCCCCACCGTACGCCCGCCACTCTGGAGAAAGGGATCACCCTCCTTATCAGTCGGAGCGTCGACCGCCCCCGCCCAGGGAATCACGTCGTGGGCATGCTCGGGAATACTGGAGTCGTTACGACAATATTCGCCCAATCGCACCTACCGTCGAGCCCTGGATGGAAGATCTAGATATGGTGGAAATCCCAGAGCCCAGGCAAGATCCGAATCAGATTG TATGGAGGCCTCCCCAACCCGTTGCCCGACCTCTCCCGTCAACGTTAACGGACCGTGATGAGATTACAATGCCCCCGCCACTAGCATCCTTGCCCCGTGGGATGTCTATATCGAAATATATTCTCGACAAGAAAGCCGATGAGTTTACTTGTAACATCAGGGATACTGAAGATTGGCCTTTTATTATGGATGATCCAATTTTTATGGAAATCCCCGCGGATGGAAAGTTAATTTCGATCAAAGAACTCCTTGCCATTCAAAGCAAGGTCTACGAGACTCACCGGGTCGAACGCCCATCCACACCTGAACcaaaagaagatgagagcGAAGAGATCAACGAAGAAGACAACGGCCAAGTcgatgaagaggaagcaCATGACGATGATTCGTATGCAAGTGGCTCTGACAGACGTTACGATGATGACTCTAGATCGTACGCCTCCTCCGAAGTGCAGGATGAGCCCGCTTCACCCGTTTCTGGCAAAGCTATTGAGCTTAATGTCCATGAGCAGCTGCGAGATGAAGATGACAGCGAACATTCAGAAGAAAA TGATACCCGAGAAAAGTCCAATGGCCGACCATGGCCTCGAGGCCGCAATAATTATGACCACGTAAGACATAACGATCCGGGACGCGATAGTGAATTTTCTAGTAGAAAACAACAGGCGTCCAACCGTCGTGTGAACAACAATAAACCCCAACCATGGTGGCGCCCAAGACCGCAGCATCAACACCAGCTTCCACCGCCACCTCCACCGCCAAATGACGAGCTACCTCCATCGAAAAAAGTGTCAATGGAGAGTAAAAGCCAAATTCTTAGCGGCCACTCTACTTCCACTGGTCATGACAACGACGAAAACGGCCAACGGCAAGGCACCAATATCAACAAAATCAAATCGGAGGCACGTCATGAGCACCGAGAGCCTCGAGGCCATGCACACGCCCATCGTAACAGCCATAAGCGGGTCAAAGCCGAAGATCCTGACAGCGACGGCAACGAGCCTCGTCGCCAAGTTGACGACGTTACGCCGAGAATGAAACGACGCCAGCCCCAGGTGGCTGATGCCTACAG CCGTCGATGGTGA